The following proteins are co-located in the Candidatus Competibacteraceae bacterium genome:
- the recA gene encoding recombinase RecA — protein sequence MHGMDDNKKKALAGALTQIERQFGKGAVMRMGDATSASRDVMTVSTGSLGLDIALGIGGLPRGRVTEIYGPESSGKTTLALQVIAETQKLGGCAAFIDAEHALDPIYAAKLGVNVDDLLVSQPDTGEQALEIADMLVRSGAVDTVVVDSVAALTPKAEIEGDMGDSHVGLHARLMSQALRKLTANIKRSNTLVIFINQIRMKIGVMFGCFDYGARVVLADGSTEKIGKIVNQKKPVEVLSMDSATGRIEPRPVVKWFRNGATEEWLYFEVAAGRGSGRRKFTCTANHLIFTPNGERRAGELHVGDEVLAAAKQYDLSEDQRQLILGGVLGDGSLRYASEQNVSFRVGHGERQQDYCQWKWAMLAPFANKIGKMGKGFGFDTIPMLQLAELHRQAYGPEGRQVSAAMLAALDDRAVAIWYGDDGTFSGSYERWGHGKAEIACVSLSLADKERLAARLEELGMGCPTVRARSLLFSGERARLLHEKIAPYLHPSLDYKLHPDFRGRFRWKPDTSDGPNGSLLEARTELRAAPMRVTRKEIRLAAPRHRMRFDLAVKGHHSYLVDHVVVHNSPETTTGGNALKFYASVRLDIRRTGAIKKGDEVIGNETRVKVVKNKLAPPFKQAEFEILYGEGASRLGEIIDLGVKAALIEKSGAWYSRGGTRIGQGKDNARNYLKENPELARELESKIRDHFLVRPDAVPVTAERVEDDEAPGAATDELDTDL from the coding sequence ATGCACGGAATGGACGACAATAAGAAAAAGGCGCTCGCGGGCGCGTTGACCCAGATCGAGCGCCAGTTCGGCAAAGGCGCGGTCATGCGGATGGGCGACGCCACCAGCGCCTCCCGCGATGTGATGACCGTTTCCACCGGCTCGCTCGGCTTGGACATCGCCCTGGGCATCGGTGGCCTGCCGCGCGGGCGGGTGACTGAAATCTACGGCCCCGAATCCTCCGGTAAAACCACCCTGGCGCTACAGGTCATCGCCGAAACCCAAAAGCTGGGCGGCTGCGCCGCGTTCATCGATGCCGAGCATGCCCTGGACCCCATCTATGCCGCCAAACTGGGCGTCAACGTGGACGATCTGCTGGTCTCCCAGCCCGACACCGGCGAACAGGCGCTGGAAATCGCCGACATGCTGGTGCGTTCCGGCGCGGTGGACACCGTGGTGGTCGATTCGGTGGCGGCGCTGACCCCCAAGGCCGAGATCGAAGGTGACATGGGCGACTCTCACGTCGGCCTGCACGCCCGACTGATGAGCCAGGCGCTGCGCAAGCTTACCGCCAACATCAAGCGCTCGAACACGCTGGTTATTTTTATCAATCAAATCAGGATGAAGATCGGCGTCATGTTTGGCTGTTTCGATTATGGCGCGCGGGTTGTGCTGGCTGATGGATCGACCGAGAAAATTGGCAAAATTGTCAATCAGAAGAAGCCCGTTGAAGTGCTATCCATGGACTCCGCAACCGGGCGCATCGAACCTCGTCCGGTCGTTAAATGGTTCCGCAATGGTGCGACGGAGGAATGGCTGTATTTCGAGGTGGCGGCCGGCCGTGGTTCCGGGCGACGCAAATTCACTTGTACCGCCAACCACTTGATTTTTACTCCCAACGGCGAACGACGGGCGGGCGAACTGCATGTGGGCGACGAGGTGTTGGCCGCCGCCAAACAATACGATCTGAGCGAAGATCAGCGCCAACTGATCCTGGGTGGTGTGTTGGGCGATGGTTCCCTGCGTTATGCGTCGGAGCAAAATGTGTCCTTCCGGGTGGGGCATGGCGAGCGGCAGCAAGACTACTGCCAATGGAAATGGGCAATGCTGGCTCCGTTCGCCAATAAGATCGGCAAAATGGGTAAGGGTTTTGGTTTCGACACCATTCCGATGCTCCAGCTTGCCGAACTACACCGACAGGCTTATGGCCCGGAAGGTCGCCAGGTCAGCGCGGCGATGCTGGCCGCGCTGGACGACCGGGCGGTGGCGATCTGGTACGGCGACGACGGCACATTTTCTGGCAGTTACGAGCGTTGGGGCCACGGCAAGGCTGAAATTGCCTGCGTCAGTCTCTCCTTGGCCGACAAGGAGCGGCTCGCGGCCCGGTTGGAGGAACTGGGCATGGGGTGTCCCACCGTGCGCGCCCGTTCGTTGCTGTTCAGCGGTGAACGGGCGCGCCTGCTGCATGAGAAAATCGCGCCCTATTTACATCCATCCCTGGATTACAAATTGCACCCCGATTTTCGAGGGCGGTTCCGCTGGAAACCGGATACATCCGATGGTCCAAACGGCAGCCTGCTTGAAGCCCGCACCGAACTGCGGGCGGCGCCGATGCGGGTCACCCGCAAGGAAATCCGTCTCGCTGCCCCGCGCCACCGCATGCGTTTCGATCTGGCGGTGAAGGGGCATCACAGCTATCTGGTGGACCATGTGGTCGTCCACAACTCGCCCGAAACCACGACCGGCGGCAACGCCCTCAAATTCTACGCCTCGGTGCGGCTGGACATTCGCCGCACCGGCGCGATCAAGAAAGGCGACGAGGTCATCGGCAACGAAACCCGGGTCAAGGTGGTCAAAAACAAGCTGGCGCCGCCCTTCAAGCAGGCCGAGTTCGAAATTCTTTACGGCGAGGGCGCCTCTCGGCTGGGCGAGATTATCGATTTGGGTGTCAAGGCGGCGCTGATCGAAAAATCCGGCGCCTGGTACAGTCGCGGCGGCACTCGCATCGGCCAGGGCAAGGACAATGCCCGTAACTATCTCAAGGAAAACCCGGAACTGGCTCGCGAATTGGAAAGCAAGATCCGCGATCATTTCCTGGTCCGTCCCGATGCGGTGCCGGTGACGGCCGAACGAGTCGAGGATGATGAGGCCCCTGGCGCGGCGACCGATGAACTGGACACGGATCTCTGA
- a CDS encoding ATP-dependent Clp protease ATP-binding subunit: MTTAPPWPRWIADLHRLLGIRPQFLLAGPIRDLFLTPLDGQTVLLPILDGLWEGLALHGYQYLLVYDRVDGLRLHPDTPTTRQLAQRTLNQDFQGHPVPISLNRLPTVLRTLITAPVRAAAVIDYASRVPVSVQQLSEAEHEFFTACEKLAYVAHPVIAAPDRPPLFNPLLWLCHRETDLPSWLTLDNEALHRLTLSPPDFDARRHAAELLASSFADHAQATAEQQRTFADCFAQLTEGLSLRSLFAIAQLAEAQHLPLAEVGDAVRCFQVGALDNPWKKAYLRERIQNAAEVIGQRVKGQKPAIIKTVDILMRSVMGLTGAHTAVTSSRPRGVLFFAGPTGVGKTELARALTALLFGDERAYIRFDMSEFAAEHADARLLGAPPGYVGYDAGGELTNAVRARPFSVILFDEIEKAHPRILDKFLQILEDGRLTDGRGDTVYFSEAILIFTSNLGITVQDDTDQRRLRVQPGEPYEQVERQVRAAIADYFKFTLGRPEILNRIGDNIVVFDFIQPAIAEQIFAGMLDHIARRIADEHEFILLIPEPVRQQLLVWCTQDLSDGGRGIGNRLETTFVNPLARALFHLEEDPERRRITVIAVRLDDHVYRVELT; encoded by the coding sequence ATGACCACTGCGCCCCCTTGGCCCCGCTGGATCGCCGACCTGCACCGCCTGCTCGGCATTCGCCCGCAATTCCTGCTCGCCGGGCCGATCCGCGATCTGTTCCTGACGCCCCTCGACGGGCAAACCGTCCTGCTGCCGATCCTGGACGGTCTCTGGGAAGGGCTGGCCCTTCATGGCTATCAATACCTGCTGGTCTACGACCGGGTGGACGGGCTGCGCCTCCATCCCGACACCCCCACGACTCGGCAACTCGCGCAACGCACGCTCAACCAGGATTTCCAGGGCCACCCGGTTCCCATCAGTCTCAACCGCCTGCCCACCGTCCTGCGCACGCTGATCACTGCCCCGGTGCGCGCCGCCGCCGTCATTGACTACGCCTCGCGGGTGCCGGTCAGCGTCCAGCAACTCAGCGAGGCCGAACATGAATTCTTCACCGCCTGCGAAAAACTCGCCTACGTCGCGCATCCCGTGATCGCCGCCCCGGACCGTCCTCCGCTGTTCAATCCACTGCTCTGGCTGTGCCATCGCGAGACCGATCTGCCTTCCTGGCTCACCTTGGACAACGAAGCCCTCCACCGCCTGACGCTCTCACCGCCCGACTTCGACGCGCGTCGCCACGCCGCCGAACTGCTGGCGTCCTCCTTCGCCGATCACGCCCAGGCCACCGCCGAACAGCAGCGCACGTTCGCCGACTGCTTCGCCCAACTCACCGAAGGGCTGAGCCTGCGCAGCCTGTTCGCTATCGCTCAACTGGCCGAGGCGCAACACCTGCCGCTGGCCGAGGTCGGCGACGCCGTGCGCTGTTTCCAGGTCGGGGCGCTGGACAACCCCTGGAAGAAAGCCTACCTGCGCGAACGCATCCAGAACGCCGCCGAGGTCATCGGCCAGCGCGTCAAGGGCCAAAAGCCGGCGATCATCAAAACCGTGGACATCCTCATGCGTTCAGTGATGGGCCTGACCGGCGCGCACACCGCCGTAACTTCCAGCCGCCCGCGCGGGGTACTGTTCTTCGCCGGTCCCACCGGGGTCGGCAAAACCGAACTGGCCCGCGCCCTGACCGCGCTGCTGTTCGGCGATGAACGCGCCTACATCCGCTTCGACATGAGCGAATTCGCCGCCGAGCACGCCGACGCCCGTCTGCTCGGCGCGCCGCCCGGTTATGTCGGCTACGACGCCGGCGGCGAACTGACCAACGCGGTCCGCGCCCGGCCGTTCAGCGTGATTCTGTTTGACGAGATCGAAAAGGCCCATCCGCGCATTCTCGACAAATTCCTGCAAATCCTCGAAGACGGGCGCTTGACCGACGGGCGCGGCGATACCGTCTATTTCTCGGAAGCGATCCTGATTTTCACCTCCAATCTCGGCATCACCGTCCAGGACGACACCGACCAGCGCCGCCTGCGGGTCCAACCCGGCGAACCCTATGAACAGGTCGAGCGCCAGGTGCGCGCCGCCATCGCCGATTACTTCAAATTCACCTTGGGCCGCCCGGAAATCCTCAACCGCATCGGTGACAACATCGTGGTGTTCGACTTCATCCAACCGGCCATCGCCGAACAGATTTTCGCCGGGATGCTGGATCACATCGCCCGGCGGATCGCCGACGAGCATGAGTTCATCCTGCTCATCCCGGAACCGGTGCGCCAACAATTGCTGGTCTGGTGTACCCAGGATTTGAGCGACGGCGGGCGCGGTATCGGCAACCGTCTGGAAACCACCTTCGTCAACCCGCTGGCCCGCGCCCTGTTCCATTTGGAAGAAGATCCTGAACGCCGGCGGATCACGGTGATAGCGGTGCGGCTTGACGACCATGTTTACCGCGTGGAGTTGACCTGA
- a CDS encoding regulatory protein RecX — protein sequence MNWTRISERAATDDPAAVRAKALELLARREHSRLELRQKLIQRGFPADCIEPALDQLVEERWLDEARFAELYARGRADKGYGPLRIGRELRERGVPRELVDTVLAELEGDWLPKLRELHRKRFKALLPADAAGRMRQTRVLRQHGFTLDQIKLLFGGFREQGTENAPEP from the coding sequence ATGAACTGGACACGGATCTCTGAGCGGGCCGCCACCGACGACCCGGCGGCGGTTCGCGCCAAGGCGCTGGAACTGCTGGCCCGGCGCGAGCATTCCCGGCTGGAGCTGCGCCAAAAGCTAATCCAGCGTGGCTTTCCGGCCGATTGTATCGAACCGGCGCTGGACCAGTTAGTGGAAGAGCGCTGGCTCGATGAGGCCCGCTTCGCCGAACTCTACGCCCGCGGCCGGGCCGACAAGGGCTACGGACCGTTGCGGATCGGCCGCGAGCTACGCGAGCGCGGCGTGCCACGGGAACTGGTCGATACGGTGCTGGCGGAGCTGGAAGGCGACTGGCTGCCCAAGCTGCGGGAACTGCACCGCAAGCGCTTCAAGGCCCTCTTGCCCGCCGATGCCGCCGGACGGATGCGGCAAACGCGGGTGCTTCGCCAGCACGGCTTTACCCTGGACCAGATTAAGCTTCTTTTTGGAGGGTTCAGGGAACAGGGAACAGAAAATGCTCCCGAACCCTGA
- the thpR gene encoding RNA 2',3'-cyclic phosphodiesterase has product MCLPTGDERRLFLALWPGDAERRQLAEQAAAVAGRRRVRDANLHLTLVFLGATDAARLAAYEAALSDLAVPTLELTLDRYGYWPRPRILWLGASRTPPALYELVAELHRRLRGCGFAPERRAFQAHITLARQFSGPAPTQPPAVPIRWRVGEVALVESQSSPEGSCYRVLRRWPGG; this is encoded by the coding sequence ATGTGCTTGCCCACCGGGGATGAACGCCGGCTGTTCCTGGCGCTCTGGCCGGGCGACGCCGAGCGCCGGCAACTGGCGGAGCAGGCGGCGGCCGTCGCCGGACGCCGGCGAGTGCGCGACGCCAACCTGCATTTGACCCTGGTGTTTCTGGGCGCCACCGATGCCGCCCGCTTGGCGGCTTACGAAGCGGCCTTGAGCGATTTGGCGGTGCCGACCCTGGAGTTGACCCTGGACCGATATGGCTACTGGCCGCGACCCCGCATTCTGTGGCTGGGCGCCAGCCGCACCCCGCCGGCGCTGTACGAACTGGTGGCCGAGCTACACCGCCGGCTGCGCGGTTGCGGCTTTGCCCCCGAGCGGCGGGCGTTCCAGGCCCATATTACCCTGGCGCGCCAGTTTTCCGGTCCGGCCCCGACTCAACCCCCCGCCGTACCGATCCGCTGGCGGGTCGGCGAGGTGGCGCTGGTCGAGTCGCAATCGTCGCCGGAAGGTTCGTGCTATCGGGTGCTGCGCCGCTGGCCGGGGGGCTAG
- the alaS gene encoding alanine--tRNA ligase translates to MTSSAELRTLFLDYFRDHGHEVVASSPLVPLNDPTLLFSNAGMVQFKDVFTGRDHRPYHRAATAQRCVRAGGKHNDLENVGYTARHHTFFEMLGNFSFGDYFKKEAIHFAWEFLVDVLKLPPDKLWVTVYQTDDEAYQVWADEIQVPRNRITRIGDKPGGKRHESDNFWAMGDTGPCGPCSEIFYDHGPGIAGGPPGSPDEDGDRYIEIWNLVFMQYDRDAGGVLTPLPKPSVDTGMGLERLAAVMQGVHSNYEIDLFQHLIQAAAVATGATDLQSSSLRVIADHIRATAFLITDGVLPSNEGRGYVLRRIMRRAIRHGYKLGAEGRFFHTLVAPLVAEMGGAYPELAHAEAQVTRAIQQEEERFAETLSHGMKLLEEDIARLSGATLPGETVFKLYDTYGFPVDLTADIARERGLQLDMAGFDREMAAQRERARAHSQFGQRQTADLDVAGRTEFHGYDRLEEETTVLALFRGGTAVDQLNAGDEGMVVLDHTPFYAESGGQVGDSGWLRADGLEFVIRDTQKQGEGAFIHIGTLQQGQLRTGATVLAQVDAAQRQSTALHHSATHLLHAALRRVLGPHVTQKGSLVDPQRLRFDFSHAEPVTPEQLETIERLVNAQIRGNVAVDTTIMAPEEAIAAGAMALFGEKYGDRVRVLRMGDFSTELCGGTHVRRVGDIGLFKITAESGVAAGVRRIEAVTGERALDLVSALQDRARQVAQLVKGDRDNFPDKVRQLVERTRQLEKEIEQAKARLASGQGADLLGQAVQVDGIKVLAARLDGVDAKTLREAVDRYKNQLKVAAVVLATVEDGKVRLVAGVTSAETRRLKAGDLVNMVAQQVGGKGGGRPDLAQAGGTDPSKLDSALQSVPDWVRGQLA, encoded by the coding sequence ATGACCAGCAGCGCCGAACTTCGCACCCTCTTTCTCGATTATTTCCGTGATCACGGCCACGAAGTGGTTGCCAGCAGCCCGCTGGTTCCGCTCAACGACCCCACGCTGCTGTTTAGCAATGCCGGCATGGTGCAATTCAAGGACGTGTTCACCGGCCGCGACCACCGCCCCTATCACCGGGCGGCCACCGCCCAGCGTTGCGTGCGGGCCGGAGGTAAGCACAACGATCTGGAAAACGTCGGCTACACCGCTCGTCACCACACCTTTTTCGAGATGCTGGGCAACTTCAGTTTCGGCGACTATTTCAAAAAAGAAGCCATTCATTTCGCCTGGGAATTTCTGGTCGATGTGCTGAAGCTGCCGCCGGACAAGCTGTGGGTGACGGTTTACCAAACCGACGACGAGGCTTATCAGGTCTGGGCCGACGAGATCCAGGTGCCCAGGAACCGCATCACCCGCATTGGCGACAAACCGGGCGGCAAGCGCCACGAAAGCGACAATTTCTGGGCGATGGGCGATACCGGCCCCTGCGGTCCCTGCTCGGAGATTTTCTACGACCACGGTCCCGGCATCGCCGGCGGTCCGCCCGGCTCGCCCGATGAAGACGGCGACCGCTACATCGAAATCTGGAATCTGGTGTTCATGCAATACGACCGCGACGCCGGCGGGGTGCTGACGCCGCTGCCGAAACCGTCGGTCGATACCGGCATGGGGCTGGAGCGGTTGGCGGCGGTCATGCAGGGTGTGCACAGCAACTACGAAATCGACCTTTTTCAACACCTGATCCAGGCGGCGGCGGTGGCGACCGGCGCGACGGATTTGCAGTCCAGCTCGCTGCGAGTGATCGCCGACCACATCCGCGCCACCGCCTTCCTGATCACCGATGGCGTGTTGCCCTCCAACGAAGGGCGTGGTTACGTGTTACGACGGATCATGCGCCGCGCCATCCGCCACGGCTATAAGCTGGGCGCCGAAGGCCGTTTTTTCCACACGCTGGTTGCGCCCTTGGTGGCGGAGATGGGCGGCGCCTATCCGGAATTGGCCCATGCCGAGGCGCAGGTCACGCGAGCCATCCAACAGGAAGAAGAACGCTTTGCCGAGACTCTTTCGCACGGTATGAAGCTGCTGGAGGAAGACATCGCCCGCTTGTCGGGCGCGACTCTTCCCGGCGAGACCGTGTTCAAGCTCTATGATACCTACGGCTTCCCGGTCGATCTCACCGCCGACATCGCTCGCGAGCGCGGCCTGCAACTGGATATGGCCGGCTTTGACCGGGAAATGGCGGCGCAGCGGGAGCGCGCCCGCGCCCATAGCCAGTTCGGCCAGCGCCAGACCGCTGACCTCGATGTTGCCGGCCGCACCGAGTTTCACGGTTACGACCGGCTGGAGGAGGAAACGACCGTGCTGGCGCTGTTCCGCGGCGGCACGGCGGTCGATCAATTGAACGCCGGCGACGAGGGTATGGTGGTACTGGACCACACCCCGTTCTACGCCGAATCGGGTGGCCAGGTCGGCGATAGCGGCTGGTTGCGCGCCGATGGTCTGGAGTTTGTGATCCGCGACACGCAAAAGCAGGGTGAAGGCGCTTTTATCCACATCGGCACGCTGCAACAGGGTCAACTGCGAACCGGCGCCACCGTGCTGGCGCAAGTGGACGCCGCTCAGCGTCAATCGACCGCGCTCCATCATTCCGCTACCCATTTGCTGCACGCGGCGTTGCGCCGGGTGCTGGGTCCGCATGTGACCCAGAAAGGCTCACTGGTGGACCCGCAGCGGCTGCGCTTTGACTTCTCCCATGCCGAGCCGGTGACCCCGGAACAATTGGAGACCATCGAGCGGCTGGTCAACGCGCAAATTCGCGGCAACGTGGCGGTGGACACCACCATCATGGCGCCGGAAGAAGCCATCGCCGCCGGCGCCATGGCGCTGTTCGGCGAAAAATACGGTGACCGGGTGCGGGTGCTGCGGATGGGCGATTTTTCCACCGAGCTGTGCGGCGGCACCCATGTCCGCCGGGTCGGCGACATCGGCCTGTTCAAGATTACCGCCGAAAGCGGCGTGGCCGCCGGGGTGCGGCGTATCGAGGCGGTGACCGGCGAACGGGCGCTGGATCTCGTCTCCGCCCTTCAGGATCGTGCCCGGCAAGTGGCGCAACTGGTCAAGGGCGACCGCGACAACTTTCCCGACAAGGTCCGGCAACTGGTCGAGCGTACCCGGCAACTGGAAAAAGAGATCGAGCAGGCCAAGGCCCGGCTGGCCAGTGGACAGGGCGCCGATTTGCTCGGCCAAGCGGTACAGGTGGACGGCATCAAGGTGCTGGCCGCCCGGCTGGATGGCGTGGACGCCAAGACCCTGCGCGAAGCGGTGGACCGCTACAAGAATCAGCTCAAGGTGGCGGCGGTGGTGCTGGCCACGGTCGAGGATGGCAAGGTGCGACTGGTGGCTGGAGTCACTTCGGCGGAAACCCGACGGCTCAAGGCCGGCGATCTGGTCAACATGGTCGCCCAGCAAGTGGGTGGTAAGGGTGGCGGCCGCCCCGACCTGGCCCAGGCGGGTGGCACCGACCCCTCGAAACTGGACAGCGCTCTGCAATCCGTGCCCGACTGGGTGCGCGGCCAACTTGCCTGA
- a CDS encoding IS1595 family transposase: protein MEQTEYKQIVARLEGLTDEQFEALLETMQQRKDADGVQRLVMARLAERQCCPHCAGTTVVKHGVEFGSQRFRCKGCGKTFTALTGTPFHRLRGKTQLLENAACMVDGLSVRKTAARLAISPQKAFRWRHKFLEFLSTQKPELLTGVVEVDETVFPVSYKGQRQGLPRPSKQRSGKAQDGTGAEKTTVVVAVQRGTSIAFDQMLAHGTAVALTEALRPVLSADAVLSTDGNAAYWTVAQELGVASGSFIAAYHGHGGDGVWHVQSVNRYDSSLKTWMTRFRGVATKYLANYLGWRRLLDRFKDTLTPQQFLFHALRTSYL from the coding sequence ATGGAACAAACCGAATACAAACAGATCGTTGCACGTCTGGAAGGGCTCACGGACGAGCAGTTCGAAGCACTGCTGGAGACGATGCAGCAACGGAAGGACGCAGACGGCGTACAGCGCCTGGTGATGGCACGCCTGGCGGAGCGCCAATGCTGCCCGCACTGCGCGGGTACGACGGTGGTCAAGCATGGCGTCGAGTTCGGATCGCAGCGATTCCGGTGCAAAGGCTGCGGCAAGACCTTCACCGCGCTGACCGGGACGCCGTTTCATCGGCTGCGAGGCAAAACGCAGCTGCTGGAGAACGCCGCTTGCATGGTGGATGGCCTGTCGGTTCGCAAGACGGCGGCGCGCTTGGCCATCTCTCCACAAAAAGCCTTCCGCTGGCGACATAAATTTCTGGAGTTCTTGAGCACGCAGAAGCCTGAACTCCTGACGGGCGTCGTGGAAGTGGATGAAACCGTCTTCCCGGTTTCTTACAAAGGACAACGCCAAGGGCTGCCTCGTCCCTCGAAGCAGCGGAGTGGCAAGGCCCAGGACGGCACCGGCGCCGAGAAGACCACGGTGGTGGTGGCGGTGCAGCGCGGGACCTCCATCGCGTTCGACCAGATGCTGGCCCACGGTACGGCGGTGGCGCTGACCGAAGCGTTGCGGCCGGTACTGAGCGCTGACGCGGTGTTGAGTACGGATGGCAATGCGGCCTACTGGACCGTGGCCCAGGAATTGGGCGTGGCATCGGGCTCTTTTATCGCTGCCTACCACGGCCACGGCGGTGATGGCGTCTGGCACGTGCAGAGTGTCAACCGCTACGACTCCAGCCTCAAGACCTGGATGACCCGCTTCCGAGGCGTCGCCACCAAATACCTCGCCAATTATCTGGGCTGGCGGCGCCTGCTCGACCGCTTCAAGGATACCCTCACGCCTCAGCAATTCCTGTTTCACGCCCTCCGGACCTCGTACCTGTGA
- the pncC gene encoding nicotinamide-nucleotide amidase: MSSPNPAQQNLYELATQVGSTLHARKRILAVAESCTGGWIAKSVTDIAGSSGWFDRGFVTYSNVAKTELLGVREATLARHGAVSAEVVAAMVTGALERSRADIALAVSGVAGPDGGTADKPVGTVYLAWASRGDPTHIVRQHFDGDRDAVRRATVAAALQGILDVLAHRG, encoded by the coding sequence GTGTCGTCACCGAATCCAGCCCAGCAGAACCTTTATGAACTCGCCACCCAGGTGGGCAGCACCCTGCATGCGCGCAAGCGAATCCTGGCGGTCGCGGAATCCTGCACCGGCGGCTGGATCGCCAAATCCGTCACCGACATCGCCGGTAGTTCCGGTTGGTTCGACCGGGGTTTCGTCACCTACAGCAATGTGGCCAAGACTGAGCTGCTCGGCGTGCGGGAAGCGACCCTCGCCCGCCACGGCGCGGTCAGCGCCGAGGTGGTGGCCGCGATGGTAACCGGCGCGCTGGAACGCAGCCGCGCCGATATCGCCCTCGCCGTCAGTGGCGTCGCCGGCCCCGACGGCGGCACCGCCGACAAGCCGGTGGGTACGGTCTACCTGGCTTGGGCGTCGCGGGGCGATCCGACCCACATCGTGCGCCAGCATTTCGACGGTGATCGCGATGCCGTGCGCCGGGCAACCGTCGCCGCCGCCCTGCAAGGAATACTGGATGTGCTTGCCCACCGGGGATGA
- a CDS encoding PIN domain-containing protein, with amino-acid sequence MRNRTELLALQKSLALRKAERLPLTPAITERAIVLMEQLGLSHGLQLGDALIAATGLEHQLTLLTANTKHFSAVDGLRLERFEPGEPSR; translated from the coding sequence ATGCGCAATCGCACCGAGCTACTGGCCTTGCAAAAAAGCCTTGCCTTACGGAAAGCCGAACGCTTACCCCTCACACCGGCCATTACCGAACGCGCCATCGTTTTAATGGAGCAGTTAGGGCTATCTCATGGCTTACAATTGGGTGACGCCTTGATTGCTGCCACCGGACTGGAACACCAACTGACCCTGCTGACCGCGAATACGAAGCATTTTAGCGCGGTTGATGGTCTTCGACTCGAACGCTTCGAACCGGGAGAACCCTCGCGGTAG